A part of Aquibium oceanicum genomic DNA contains:
- the prfA gene encoding peptide chain release factor 1, which yields MTTLPADRMDQVLKRFDMLEAQMAAGPDADKYVKLASEYSDIQELAARIRTLRALEKDRDGMKTMLSDRSTDRDMRELAEAELKEVEERIEAVEAEIQVLLLPKDEADAKNAILEIRAGTGGDEAAIFAGDLFRMYERYAADHGWKVELVSASEGDAGGYKEIIATVSGKGVFSRLKFESGVHRVQRVPATEASGRIHTSAATVAVLPEAEDVDIEIRNEDIRIDTMRASGAGGQHVNTTDSAVRITHLPTGIMVVSAEKSQHQNRARAMQILRSRLYDMERNRAADERSEARRLQVGSGDRSERIRTYNFPQGRVTDHRINLTLYKLDRVMVGDLDEIIDALISDHQSKLLADMSGNA from the coding sequence ATGACCACTCTCCCCGCCGACCGGATGGACCAGGTTCTGAAGCGCTTCGACATGCTCGAGGCGCAGATGGCGGCCGGGCCCGACGCCGACAAATACGTCAAGCTCGCCTCCGAATACTCCGACATCCAGGAACTCGCGGCGAGAATCAGGACCTTGCGGGCGCTGGAGAAGGACCGCGACGGCATGAAGACCATGCTGTCAGACCGCTCGACCGACCGCGACATGCGCGAACTCGCAGAGGCCGAACTCAAGGAGGTCGAGGAGCGGATCGAGGCCGTCGAGGCGGAAATCCAGGTGCTGCTCCTGCCCAAGGACGAGGCCGACGCGAAGAACGCCATCCTCGAGATCCGCGCCGGCACAGGCGGCGACGAGGCGGCGATCTTCGCGGGCGACCTGTTCCGCATGTACGAGCGCTACGCGGCGGACCACGGCTGGAAGGTCGAGCTCGTCTCGGCCAGCGAAGGCGACGCGGGCGGCTACAAGGAGATCATCGCAACCGTCTCGGGCAAGGGCGTGTTCTCGCGGCTGAAGTTCGAATCGGGCGTCCACCGCGTGCAGCGCGTGCCCGCCACCGAGGCGAGCGGGCGCATCCACACCTCCGCTGCGACCGTCGCCGTGCTGCCGGAGGCTGAGGACGTCGACATCGAGATCCGCAACGAGGACATCCGCATCGACACCATGCGCGCCTCGGGCGCGGGCGGCCAGCACGTCAACACCACCGATTCGGCCGTGCGCATCACCCACCTGCCCACCGGCATCATGGTCGTGTCGGCGGAAAAGTCCCAGCACCAGAACCGTGCCCGCGCCATGCAGATCCTGCGCTCGCGTCTCTACGACATGGAGCGCAACCGCGCCGCCGACGAACGCTCCGAAGCGCGCCGCCTGCAGGTCGGTTCCGGCGACCGCTCCGAGCGCATCCGCACCTACAATTTTCCGCAAGGACGCGTCACCGACCATCGCATCAACCTGACGCTCTACAAGCTCGACCGCGTGATGGTCGGCGACCTCGACGAGATCATCGACGCGCTCATCTCCGACCACCAGTCGAAGCTCTTGGCCGACATGAGCGGGAATGCCTGA
- the ptsP gene encoding phosphoenolpyruvate--protein phosphotransferase, protein MREIAGSPRVLLRRLRELMAEALEPQARLDRIVREIASNMVAEVCSLYVLRADSVLELYATEGLNPGSVHLAQLRLGQGLVGTIAASARPLNLQDAQKHPAFAYLPETGEEIYHSFLGVPVLRAGRTLGVLVVQNKTMRNYGDDEVEALETTAMVIAEMIATGDLRRLTRPGMELDLSRPVTIEGMPFNEGVGLGHVVLHEPRIVVTNLFNEDADVELRKLDNALGSLRLSIDDMLSRREVASEGEHRAVLEAYRMFAHDRGWVRRLEEAVRNGLTAEAAVEKVQSDMRARMMHITDPYMRERMNDFDDLAYRLLRQLMGGGADALATTLPKDAIIVSRSMGAAELLDYPRDKVRGLVLEDAAATSHVVIVARAMGIPVSGQAKGAVSMAENGDAAIVDGDEGKVHLRPQPDVEAAYAEKVRFRARRQELYRELRERPSVSKDGVRVDLMMNAGLAVDLPQLADSGAAGIGLFRSELQFMVAATFPRAEAQEALYRQVIEAAGGKPVTFRTIDIGGDKVLPYFRGGEKEENPALGWRAIRLTLDRPGLLRTQVRALLKAAGGGELRLMLPMVTEIAEITKARQLIDREVNHLARFGHLLPTSLKLGAMLEVPSLLFQLDELMRVVDFVSVGSNDLFQFLTATDRGNGMLSGRFDPISAPFLRALKQVIDAGARAGKPVTLCGELAGRPISALALIGVGFRSISMSAAAIGPVKAMLVELPVRELERAIEPVLAEGGATSDARAVLRDFAAAHDIPL, encoded by the coding sequence ATGCGTGAAATCGCAGGCAGCCCGCGGGTCCTGCTGAGACGGCTGCGCGAGCTCATGGCGGAGGCGCTGGAGCCGCAGGCCCGGCTCGACCGGATCGTGCGGGAGATCGCTTCCAACATGGTGGCGGAAGTCTGCTCGCTCTACGTGCTGCGCGCCGATTCCGTGCTCGAACTCTACGCCACCGAAGGTCTGAACCCCGGATCGGTCCACCTCGCGCAACTGCGCCTGGGACAGGGCCTCGTCGGCACGATCGCCGCGAGCGCCAGGCCGCTCAACCTCCAGGACGCGCAGAAGCATCCGGCGTTCGCCTATCTCCCGGAGACGGGCGAAGAGATCTACCACTCCTTCCTCGGCGTGCCGGTGCTGCGCGCGGGCCGCACTCTCGGCGTACTCGTGGTCCAGAACAAGACCATGCGCAACTACGGCGACGACGAGGTGGAGGCGCTCGAGACCACGGCCATGGTCATCGCCGAAATGATCGCCACCGGAGACCTGCGCCGCCTCACCCGGCCGGGCATGGAGCTCGACCTCAGCCGGCCCGTCACCATCGAGGGCATGCCCTTCAACGAAGGCGTCGGCCTCGGCCACGTCGTGCTGCACGAGCCCCGCATCGTCGTCACCAACCTCTTCAACGAGGACGCAGACGTCGAGCTCAGGAAGCTCGACAACGCGCTCGGCTCGCTGCGCCTGTCGATCGACGACATGCTGTCGCGCCGCGAGGTCGCCTCCGAGGGCGAGCACCGCGCCGTTCTCGAGGCCTACCGCATGTTCGCGCACGATCGCGGCTGGGTGCGCCGGCTGGAGGAAGCCGTGCGCAACGGACTGACCGCGGAGGCCGCGGTCGAGAAGGTCCAGAGCGACATGCGCGCGCGCATGATGCACATAACGGACCCCTACATGCGCGAGCGCATGAACGATTTCGACGATCTCGCCTACCGGCTGCTGCGCCAGCTGATGGGCGGCGGCGCCGACGCGCTGGCGACCACGCTGCCGAAGGACGCGATCATCGTGTCGCGCTCGATGGGTGCTGCCGAACTCCTCGACTATCCGCGCGACAAGGTGCGCGGGCTGGTGCTGGAGGATGCGGCCGCCACCAGTCACGTGGTCATCGTGGCGCGCGCCATGGGCATCCCCGTCTCTGGCCAGGCCAAGGGCGCGGTCTCCATGGCGGAAAACGGCGATGCGGCCATCGTCGACGGCGACGAGGGCAAGGTGCACCTGCGTCCCCAGCCCGACGTCGAGGCCGCCTATGCCGAAAAGGTCCGCTTCCGCGCCCGCCGACAGGAGCTCTACAGGGAACTGCGCGAGCGCCCTTCGGTGTCGAAGGACGGCGTGCGGGTCGACCTGATGATGAACGCGGGGCTCGCCGTCGACCTGCCGCAGCTCGCCGATTCGGGCGCGGCGGGCATCGGCCTGTTCCGCAGCGAGCTTCAGTTCATGGTCGCCGCGACCTTCCCGCGCGCCGAGGCGCAGGAGGCGCTCTACCGCCAGGTGATCGAGGCGGCGGGCGGCAAGCCGGTCACCTTCCGCACCATCGACATCGGCGGCGACAAGGTGCTGCCCTATTTCCGCGGCGGCGAGAAGGAGGAGAATCCGGCGCTCGGCTGGCGCGCCATCCGGCTCACGCTGGACCGTCCGGGCCTTCTCAGGACCCAGGTGAGGGCGCTCCTGAAGGCGGCCGGCGGCGGCGAGCTTCGCCTCATGCTGCCCATGGTCACCGAGATCGCGGAGATCACCAAGGCGCGCCAGCTCATCGATCGCGAGGTCAACCACCTTGCCCGCTTCGGCCATCTGCTGCCGACCAGCCTCAAGCTCGGTGCCATGCTCGAGGTCCCGTCGCTGCTGTTCCAGCTCGACGAGTTGATGCGGGTCGTCGATTTCGTCTCGGTCGGCTCCAACGACCTGTTCCAGTTCCTCACCGCCACCGATCGCGGCAATGGCATGCTGTCGGGCCGCTTCGACCCGATATCGGCCCCCTTCCTGCGCGCGCTGAAGCAGGTGATCGACGCCGGCGCGCGCGCGGGCAAGCCGGTCACGCTGTGCGGCGAACTCGCCGGCCGCCCGATCTCGGCCCTGGCCCTGATCGGCGTCGGTTTCCGCTCCATCTCGATGTCCGCCGCCGCGATCGGCCCGGTCAAGGCCATGCTGGTCGAGCTTCCGGTGCGGGAACTGGAACGGGCCATCGAGCCGGTCCTCGCCGAAGGCGGCGCCACGAGCGACGCCCGCGCCGTCCTGCGCGACTTCGCGGCAGCGCACGACATCCCGCTTTGA
- the prmC gene encoding peptide chain release factor N(5)-glutamine methyltransferase gives MTTLSDLHQRTRRRFVAAGLETPDLDARLLLEHCTGTTRLDLIRAPERIIAPEQSAELEKAVERRLAGEPVHRILGWREFYGMRLSLSPDTLEPRPDTEALVDLVLPRIRATAAKKGSCSILDLGTGTGAIALALLSTVPQARALGADVAQGALETANANAEANGLADRFDTALSDWFGEISGRFDAIVSNPPYITDCELADLPADVKDHDPLRALSGGSDGLDAYRAIAKDAASHLEPGGVVAVEIGSRQKADVIAIFSEFGFGLDAEKSDLGGRDRAVSFTL, from the coding sequence ATGACCACCCTTTCCGACCTCCACCAGAGGACCCGCCGCCGGTTCGTCGCCGCCGGCCTCGAAACACCCGACCTCGACGCCCGCCTGCTCCTCGAACACTGCACCGGCACGACCCGGCTCGACCTGATTCGCGCGCCCGAACGAATCATCGCGCCCGAACAATCGGCCGAACTGGAAAAGGCGGTGGAGCGCCGGCTTGCCGGCGAACCGGTGCATCGCATCCTCGGCTGGCGCGAGTTCTACGGCATGCGGTTGTCGCTTTCGCCCGACACGCTGGAGCCGCGTCCCGACACCGAGGCTCTGGTCGACCTCGTCCTGCCGCGTATCCGCGCCACCGCCGCGAAGAAGGGAAGCTGTTCGATCCTCGACCTCGGAACGGGCACCGGCGCCATCGCGCTCGCACTCCTATCAACCGTTCCGCAGGCGCGTGCCCTCGGTGCCGACGTGGCGCAAGGCGCGCTCGAAACCGCAAATGCGAACGCCGAGGCCAATGGACTGGCGGACCGGTTCGATACGGCACTTTCCGACTGGTTCGGAGAAATTTCGGGCCGATTCGATGCAATCGTCTCCAATCCGCCCTATATCACCGACTGTGAACTCGCCGATCTCCCGGCCGACGTGAAGGATCACGACCCCTTGCGGGCTCTGTCCGGCGGCTCGGACGGGCTGGACGCCTATCGTGCCATCGCGAAAGACGCCGCCAGCCACCTGGAACCGGGAGGCGTGGTGGCGGTCGAGATCGGTAGCCGGCAAAAGGCCGACGTCATCGCGATCTTCTCCGAATTCGGCTTCGGGCTCGACGCGGAAAAGAGCGACCTGGGCGGCCGCGACAGGGCGGTCTCGTTCACCCTGTGA
- a CDS encoding DUF4167 domain-containing protein produces the protein MRPQQQNRRMRGRNNNNRKGPNPLTRSYESNGPDVKIRGSAQQIAEKYATLARDAHSAGDRVMAENYLQHAEHYNRIIAAAQGQMPVNNTARDQREEYDDDDNDSDDNFDQGNNQQPENRQHDGRQQDGRQNDGRDNRQSDGRQNDGRQNEGRQNDGRQQEGRQNDGRDGRQRDNQPRGDNQQRDGRRDDRQRDNNARPPRNDQDVAAQNREQPRANNDGSGPQPVIDGMPVEVALEQEAMASQPRPRRGRPPRNAAAAPEQAEATKDDAQAAKPGEGEEAAPRKPRRPRRPRNANAEAGEGANEDQDANSDEPAVAAQ, from the coding sequence ATGAGGCCACAACAGCAGAACAGGCGCATGCGCGGTCGGAACAACAACAACCGCAAGGGCCCCAATCCACTGACCCGCAGCTATGAAAGCAACGGTCCGGACGTCAAGATCAGGGGCTCCGCCCAGCAGATCGCCGAGAAATACGCCACGCTCGCACGGGATGCGCACAGCGCCGGCGACCGCGTCATGGCGGAGAACTATCTCCAGCACGCCGAGCACTACAACCGCATCATTGCCGCCGCCCAGGGTCAGATGCCGGTCAACAACACGGCGCGCGACCAGCGCGAAGAGTATGACGACGACGACAACGACAGCGACGACAACTTCGATCAGGGCAACAACCAGCAGCCCGAGAATCGCCAGCACGACGGGCGTCAGCAGGACGGCCGCCAGAACGATGGCCGCGACAATCGCCAGAGTGATGGGCGCCAGAACGACGGCCGCCAGAATGAGGGCCGGCAGAACGACGGTCGTCAGCAGGAGGGTCGCCAGAATGACGGTCGTGATGGCCGCCAGCGCGACAACCAGCCGCGCGGCGACAACCAGCAGCGAGACGGGCGGCGCGACGATCGCCAGCGCGACAACAATGCACGTCCGCCGCGCAACGATCAGGACGTCGCGGCGCAGAACCGCGAACAGCCGCGCGCCAACAACGACGGTTCGGGCCCGCAGCCGGTGATCGACGGCATGCCGGTCGAGGTCGCTCTTGAGCAGGAGGCCATGGCCAGCCAGCCGCGTCCGCGCCGCGGGCGTCCGCCGCGTAACGCCGCAGCCGCTCCCGAGCAGGCCGAGGCCACTAAGGATGACGCCCAGGCGGCCAAGCCGGGCGAGGGCGAGGAAGCCGCGCCGCGCAAGCCGCGCCGCCCCCGCCGCCCCCGCAACGCCAATGCCGAAGCCGGCGAAGGCGCGAACGAGGACCAGGACGCGAACTCCGACGAGCCCGCCGTCGCGGCGCAGTAG
- the clpB gene encoding ATP-dependent chaperone ClpB, which yields MNIEKYSERVRGFIQSAQTMALSRNHQQFSPEHILKVLVDDEEGLAANLIERAGGRPKDVQLGVEAALKAMPQVEGGNGQLYMAQPLAKVFSTAEDLAKKAGDSFVTVERLLTALAIEKSAKTADILSKAGVSAQALNAAINDIRKGRTADSASAEQGYDALKKYARDLTADARAGKLDPVIGRDDEIRRTIQVLSRRTKNNPVLIGEPGVGKTAIAEGLALRIVNGDVPESLKDKRLMALDMGSLIAGAKYRGEFEERLKAVLSEVTSAEGEIVLFIDEMHTLVGAGKADGAMDASNLLKPALARGELHCVGATTLDEYRKHVEKDAALARRFQPVFIDEPTVEDTVSILRGLKEKYEQHHKVRISDSALVAAATLSNRYIADRFLPDKAIDLVDEASSRLRMQVDSKPEELDEIDRRIMQLKIEREALKAEKDAASKDRLERLEQELADLEEKSDGITARWQAEKQKLGLAADLKRQLDEARNDLAIAQRKGEFQRAGELAYGQIPALEKKLVDAEAQDGTGAMVQEEVTPDNIANVVSRWTGIPVDKMLEGERDKLLRMEDEVAKRVVGQGEAVQAVSKAVRRARAGLQDPNRPIGSFMFLGPTGVGKTELTKALASFLFDDENAMVRIDMSEFMEKHSVARLIGAPPGYVGYEEGGALTEAVRRRPYQVVLFDEIEKAHPDVFNVLLQVLDDGRLTDGQGRTVDFRNTLIIMTSNLGAEYLVNLKENEDVDGVRDVVMDVVKASFRPEFLNRIDEVILFDRLRRQDMGAIVEIQLKRLEKLLADRKITLDLDRTAIEWLAEKGYDPAYGARPLKRVMQKELQDPLAEKILQGDIRDGQTIVIAAGSDRLLFRPRPQAANEAEAA from the coding sequence ATGAATATCGAGAAATACTCCGAGCGGGTCCGGGGCTTCATCCAGTCCGCACAGACGATGGCGCTGTCGCGCAATCACCAGCAGTTCTCGCCCGAGCATATCCTGAAGGTTCTCGTCGACGACGAGGAGGGACTGGCCGCGAACCTGATCGAACGCGCCGGCGGCCGGCCGAAGGACGTCCAGCTCGGCGTCGAGGCGGCGCTGAAGGCGATGCCGCAGGTCGAGGGCGGCAACGGCCAGCTCTACATGGCCCAGCCGCTCGCCAAGGTATTCTCCACCGCGGAAGACCTCGCAAAGAAGGCCGGCGACAGTTTCGTCACCGTCGAGCGCCTGCTCACCGCGCTCGCCATCGAGAAGTCCGCCAAGACCGCCGACATCCTGTCCAAGGCGGGCGTCTCCGCGCAGGCGCTCAATGCCGCGATCAACGACATCCGCAAGGGACGCACTGCCGATTCGGCCTCCGCCGAACAGGGCTACGACGCGCTGAAGAAATATGCGCGCGACCTGACGGCCGACGCCCGCGCCGGCAAGCTCGATCCCGTCATCGGTCGCGACGACGAGATCCGCCGCACCATCCAGGTCCTGTCGCGCCGCACCAAGAACAATCCCGTGCTGATCGGCGAACCCGGCGTCGGCAAGACCGCCATCGCCGAGGGCCTGGCGCTCCGGATCGTCAATGGCGACGTGCCCGAATCGCTCAAGGACAAGCGCCTGATGGCGCTCGACATGGGCTCTCTCATCGCCGGCGCGAAGTATCGCGGCGAGTTCGAGGAGCGGCTGAAGGCCGTGCTGTCTGAGGTCACTTCCGCCGAGGGCGAGATCGTGCTGTTCATCGACGAGATGCACACGCTGGTCGGTGCCGGCAAGGCCGACGGCGCCATGGACGCCTCCAACCTGCTGAAGCCCGCGCTCGCCCGCGGCGAGCTGCACTGCGTCGGCGCCACCACGCTCGACGAGTACCGCAAGCACGTCGAGAAGGACGCAGCGCTCGCGCGCCGCTTCCAGCCCGTCTTCATCGACGAGCCGACGGTCGAGGACACCGTCTCGATCCTGCGCGGCCTGAAGGAGAAGTACGAGCAGCACCACAAGGTGCGCATCTCCGACTCCGCGCTGGTGGCTGCCGCGACGCTGTCCAACCGCTACATCGCCGATCGTTTCCTGCCCGACAAGGCGATCGACCTCGTCGACGAGGCCTCTTCGCGGCTGAGGATGCAGGTCGATTCCAAGCCCGAGGAGCTCGACGAGATCGACCGCCGCATCATGCAGCTCAAGATCGAGCGCGAGGCGCTGAAGGCCGAGAAGGACGCCGCCTCGAAGGACCGGCTGGAAAGGCTCGAGCAGGAACTGGCCGACCTCGAGGAGAAGTCCGACGGCATCACAGCCCGCTGGCAGGCCGAGAAGCAGAAGCTTGGGCTGGCCGCCGACCTGAAGCGCCAGCTCGACGAGGCCCGCAACGATCTCGCCATCGCCCAGCGCAAGGGCGAGTTCCAGCGCGCCGGCGAGCTCGCTTACGGCCAGATCCCGGCGCTTGAGAAGAAGCTCGTCGATGCCGAGGCCCAGGACGGCACCGGAGCCATGGTCCAGGAAGAGGTGACGCCCGACAACATCGCCAACGTCGTCTCGCGCTGGACCGGCATCCCGGTCGACAAGATGCTGGAGGGCGAGCGCGACAAGCTCCTGCGCATGGAAGACGAGGTCGCCAAGCGCGTCGTCGGCCAGGGCGAGGCCGTGCAGGCGGTTTCCAAGGCTGTGCGCAGGGCACGGGCAGGGCTCCAGGATCCGAACCGGCCGATCGGCTCGTTCATGTTCCTCGGCCCCACCGGTGTCGGCAAGACGGAGCTTACCAAGGCGCTCGCCTCGTTCCTGTTCGACGACGAGAACGCCATGGTGCGCATCGACATGTCGGAGTTCATGGAGAAGCACTCGGTCGCCCGCCTCATCGGCGCGCCTCCCGGCTATGTCGGCTACGAGGAGGGCGGCGCCCTCACCGAGGCCGTCCGCCGCCGGCCCTACCAGGTCGTGCTGTTCGACGAGATCGAGAAGGCGCACCCCGACGTCTTCAACGTGCTCCTGCAGGTGCTCGACGACGGACGCCTGACCGACGGCCAGGGCCGCACGGTCGATTTCCGCAACACGCTGATCATCATGACGTCGAACCTCGGCGCGGAATATCTCGTGAACCTGAAGGAGAACGAGGACGTCGACGGCGTGCGCGACGTGGTCATGGATGTGGTCAAGGCCTCCTTCCGTCCGGAGTTCCTGAACCGCATCGACGAGGTGATCCTGTTCGACCGCCTGCGCCGGCAGGACATGGGCGCGATCGTCGAAATCCAGCTCAAGCGGCTGGAGAAGCTGCTCGCCGACCGCAAGATCACGCTCGACCTCGACCGCACCGCCATCGAATGGCTGGCCGAGAAGGGCTACGATCCTGCTTACGGCGCGCGCCCGCTCAAGCGCGTCATGCAGAAGGAGTTGCAGGACCCGCTGGCGGAAAAGATCCTGCAGGGCGACATCCGCGACGGCCAGACCATCGTCATCGCCGCGGGTTCGGATCGCCTTCTCTTCCGTCCTCGCCCGCAGGCGGCCAACGAAGCCGAGGCGGCCTGA
- a CDS encoding aspartate kinase codes for MARIVMKFGGTSVADIPRIRNVARHVKREVDAGHEVAVVVSAMAGKTNELVSWTREASPMHDAREYDAVVASGEQVTAGLLAIVLQSMGVHARSWQGWQIPISTDNAHGAARILDIDGSFLIERFGEGQVAVIAGFQGIGPDKRIATLGRGGSDTSAVAIAAAVKADRCDIYTDVDGVYTTDPRIDPKARRLAKISFEEMLEMASLGAKVLQVRSVELAMVHKVRTFVRSSFDDPDAPGMGDLLNPPGTLICDEDEIVEQQVVTGIAYAKDEAQISLRRVADRPGVAAGIFGPLAEAGINVDMIVQNISEDGSRTDMTFTVPSGDVDKALSVLNKARGEIGFDVLQHDEGMAKISVIGIGMRSHAGVAATAFKALSEKGINIRAITTSEIKISILIDGAYTELAVRTLHSVYGLDKQ; via the coding sequence ATGGCGCGCATCGTGATGAAATTCGGCGGGACGTCCGTTGCCGACATTCCGCGCATCCGCAACGTGGCGCGGCATGTCAAGCGCGAGGTCGACGCCGGCCACGAGGTGGCGGTCGTCGTTTCCGCCATGGCCGGAAAGACCAACGAGCTCGTCTCCTGGACGCGCGAGGCCTCGCCCATGCACGACGCGCGCGAATACGACGCCGTGGTGGCATCGGGCGAGCAGGTCACCGCCGGGCTTCTCGCCATCGTGCTCCAGTCGATGGGCGTCCATGCCCGCTCCTGGCAGGGCTGGCAGATCCCCATCAGCACGGACAATGCTCACGGTGCCGCGCGCATCCTCGACATCGACGGCTCGTTCCTGATCGAGCGCTTCGGCGAGGGGCAGGTGGCCGTGATCGCCGGCTTCCAGGGCATCGGCCCCGACAAGCGCATCGCAACGCTCGGCCGCGGCGGGTCAGACACCAGCGCGGTGGCGATCGCCGCGGCGGTGAAGGCCGACCGCTGCGACATCTACACCGACGTCGACGGCGTCTACACCACCGATCCGCGCATCGACCCCAAGGCGCGGCGCCTGGCCAAGATCAGCTTCGAGGAAATGCTCGAAATGGCCTCGCTCGGCGCCAAGGTGCTGCAGGTGCGCTCGGTCGAGCTCGCCATGGTACACAAGGTCCGGACCTTCGTCCGCTCCTCCTTCGACGATCCCGATGCTCCGGGCATGGGTGATCTCCTGAACCCGCCCGGAACGCTCATTTGCGACGAGGATGAAATCGTGGAACAGCAGGTCGTCACCGGCATCGCCTACGCCAAGGACGAGGCCCAGATATCGCTGCGGCGCGTCGCCGACCGGCCAGGCGTGGCCGCGGGCATCTTCGGACCGCTGGCCGAGGCCGGCATCAACGTCGACATGATCGTCCAGAACATCTCCGAGGACGGGTCGCGCACCGACATGACCTTCACGGTGCCGTCCGGCGACGTCGACAAGGCGCTTTCCGTGCTGAACAAGGCACGCGGCGAGATCGGCTTCGACGTGCTCCAGCACGACGAGGGTATGGCCAAGATCTCGGTCATCGGCATCGGCATGCGCAGCCATGCCGGCGTGGCGGCCACCGCCTTCAAGGCCCTTTCCGAGAAGGGCATCAACATCCGGGCGATCACGACGTCGGAAATCAAGATTTCCATCCTGATCGACGGCGCCTATACGGAGCTTGCCGTGCGGACTTTGCATTCCGTCTACGGTCTGGATAAGCAATAG
- a CDS encoding RusA family crossover junction endodeoxyribonuclease: MAASLFPFEFIVRETPRSVQASSKSLQRWKERLREAAKRRVEELVEQSWLDQRPLALTIYYFPSAPMDGDVDNIIKPILDALVAVVYPDDRLIERVVAQKFEPALEWSFSQPSEMLEAALMTTDDVVYVRVDDDLAWRRI, from the coding sequence GTGGCGGCCAGCCTGTTCCCCTTCGAATTCATCGTCCGCGAAACGCCGCGGTCCGTGCAGGCGAGTTCAAAATCCCTGCAACGTTGGAAGGAGCGTCTGCGGGAGGCCGCGAAGCGCCGAGTGGAAGAACTGGTCGAACAATCCTGGCTGGACCAGCGTCCGCTGGCGCTGACCATCTATTACTTCCCGTCCGCCCCGATGGACGGCGACGTGGACAACATCATAAAGCCGATATTGGATGCATTGGTCGCGGTGGTGTATCCTGACGACCGTTTGATCGAAAGGGTGGTCGCGCAGAAGTTCGAACCCGCCCTCGAATGGTCCTTCAGCCAGCCTAGCGAGATGTTGGAAGCCGCATTAATGACCACTGACGACGTCGTTTATGTCCGTGTCGACGACGACCTCGCCTGGAGACGAATCTGA
- a CDS encoding gamma-glutamylcyclotransferase, with product MADRSAAREMRLTRRHVERLVREISDPGFQPFPGVRPATDEDFDRLAAELRQGAPDEAFWVFAYGSLIWNPAFEFVEKRVALARGWRRIFCLGWDRRFRGNSENPGLMLALDRGGQCKGIAFRLEPETLKESMDQLVRREMSMVPSSFPPRWINVETEEGPLRALTFAMDRKSGRYIGHLGDEETAQMLATACGFRGSMAEYLHATVEHLEQLGIHDRHLWKLQHLTAERIEAMHGA from the coding sequence ATGGCAGATCGGAGTGCGGCGCGGGAAATGCGGCTGACGCGGCGGCATGTGGAGAGGCTGGTGCGCGAGATCTCCGATCCAGGTTTCCAGCCCTTTCCCGGCGTGCGACCGGCAACGGACGAGGATTTCGACCGTTTGGCGGCCGAACTGCGCCAGGGCGCGCCGGACGAGGCGTTCTGGGTTTTCGCCTACGGATCGCTGATCTGGAATCCGGCTTTCGAATTCGTGGAGAAGCGGGTTGCGCTGGCGCGCGGCTGGCGTCGCATCTTCTGCCTCGGCTGGGACCGCCGCTTCCGCGGCAACAGCGAGAACCCCGGCCTGATGCTGGCGCTGGACCGCGGCGGCCAGTGCAAGGGCATCGCCTTCCGGCTCGAGCCCGAGACGCTGAAGGAGAGCATGGACCAGCTGGTGCGGCGCGAGATGTCGATGGTGCCGAGTTCCTTTCCGCCACGCTGGATCAACGTCGAGACGGAGGAAGGCCCGCTCCGGGCGCTGACCTTCGCCATGGACCGCAAGAGCGGGCGCTACATCGGACACCTGGGCGATGAGGAGACGGCGCAGATGCTGGCGACAGCCTGCGGCTTCCGCGGCTCGATGGCGGAGTATCTGCACGCGACGGTCGAGCACCTGGAACAGCTGGGGATCCACGACCGGCATCTGTGGAAGTTGCAGCACCTGACAGCCGAGAGGATCGAGGCGATGCACGGGGCATGA